The following proteins are encoded in a genomic region of Cryptomeria japonica chromosome 11, Sugi_1.0, whole genome shotgun sequence:
- the LOC131047160 gene encoding uncharacterized protein LOC131047160, which produces MIREHYGKTRSLETFTYATDLIVSCPRHATRKEKLIHKSKSSSMFHKASLNKTTPNIPSVHSIKVFLSKESRTLQKTHFRNSKLSEAKMASYCSRIAVGLFVTAAVLINGVAARPFRVDETVRWVPRLGSFNDWVQKYRFLIGYTLGNHSPSPAPEPARGPVKGRFSPEKAGCCQGNCCELENLLVCCERHL; this is translated from the exons ATGATTCGCGAACACTACGGCAAAACGCGCTCGTTGGAAACCTTCACTTACGCAACCGACTTGATAGTTAGTTGCCCTCGGCACGCCACACGCAAGGAAAAACTGATTCATAAGTCAAAATCTTCCAGTATGTTCCATAAAGCAAGCTTAAATAAAACCACCCCTAATATCCCCTCAGTTCATTCAATTAAAGTTTTCCTATCCAAGGAGTCTCGCACTCTGCAGAAAACCCACTTTAGGAATTCTAAGCTTTCAGAGGCGAAAATGGCATCGTATTGCTCTCGCATTGCAGTGGGATTGTTTGTGACGGCGGCGGTGCTTATCAATGGGGTGGCAGCTCGGCCGTTTAGGGTGGACGAAACCGTTCGCTGGGTTCCGCGCCTCGGCTCATTTAATGACTGGGTCCAAAAATACCGTTTTCTTATCGGCTACACCCTGG GCAACCATTCTCCCTCACCTGCCCCTGAGCCTGCCCGTGGCCCCGTCAAAGGACGCTTCTCGCCGGAAAAAGCTGGCTGCTGTCAAGGCAATTGCTGCGAACTGGAAAATCTTCTAGTCTGCTGTGAAAGGCACTTATAG